From a single Adhaeribacter swui genomic region:
- a CDS encoding prephenate dehydrogenase, whose product MRLCIVGIGLLGGSFALGLKDKFPGLTVIGVDSNPEHAQKALDLGIVQEILPLKAAVAQADLIVLATPVNAIVSLLPQVLDLISPAGVVIDLGSTKELICTAVKDHPKRKQFVAVHPIAGTENTGPEAAFASLLPGKTMIICEKENSNPEAVQMVEELCRKLEMRISYMDAASHDLHLAYVSHLSHISSFALGITVLDKEKNEQNIFDMAGSGFSSTVRLAKSSPEMWAPIFTQNGKNISEALTSYIEKLQIFKKIIDQQDETGSYTLMKEANEIRRILQGI is encoded by the coding sequence ATGCGACTTTGTATTGTAGGAATTGGTTTATTGGGTGGATCTTTTGCCCTTGGTTTAAAAGATAAGTTTCCAGGTTTAACGGTAATTGGGGTAGATTCTAATCCGGAACATGCCCAAAAAGCTTTGGATTTGGGCATTGTACAGGAAATTTTACCTCTAAAAGCCGCCGTTGCCCAAGCAGATTTAATTGTTTTGGCCACACCGGTTAATGCCATCGTTTCTTTGCTGCCCCAGGTTTTGGATTTGATTTCGCCCGCAGGAGTAGTTATCGACTTAGGGTCTACCAAAGAATTAATCTGTACGGCAGTAAAGGACCATCCGAAAAGAAAACAATTTGTGGCGGTTCACCCCATTGCGGGTACCGAAAATACCGGACCGGAAGCAGCTTTTGCGTCGTTGTTACCCGGCAAAACCATGATTATCTGCGAAAAAGAAAACAGCAACCCCGAAGCCGTACAAATGGTGGAGGAACTCTGCCGAAAATTAGAAATGCGAATTAGCTACATGGATGCTGCTTCGCACGATTTGCATTTAGCCTACGTATCGCACCTAAGCCACATTAGTTCGTTTGCCTTAGGCATTACCGTGCTGGACAAAGAAAAGAACGAACAAAATATATTTGATATGGCGGGTAGCGGTTTTTCTTCTACCGTGCGCTTAGCCAAAAGTTCACCGGAAATGTGGGCTCCCATCTTTACCCAGAATGGCAAAAACATTTCGGAAGCCTTAACCAGTTATATCGAAAAATTGCAAATTTTTAAAAAAATCATTGATCAGCAAGATGAAACCGGCAGCTATACGCTCATGAAAGAAGCCAACGAAATTCGCCGGATTTTGCAGGGAATTTAA
- a CDS encoding c-type cytochrome domain-containing protein, which yields MSEYLIQFFGRLHPLVVHLPIGIIMLAIALHVLIGFPRFASFKAFLPFLWFTGFITAVMACLAGFLLKLSGGYDPEAVDLHQFLGIALAIVSGLVFLIQSGRFPEKLLWPAVITATLLLMGTGHYGGNLTHGENYLAEPIYAIIGQTPGKKAHPPITDLKNALVYTDLVEPILEQKCYQCHSSKKQKGDLRLDSPEHLLKGGEHGTIVNAGKAEESDLYKRLILPEEDDDRMPPKGKPQLTESEIKVIHWWIEQGGADFNKKVADLPQYDKIKVVLASLTKNPVANTVTTTKESEIPNVKIKAPTPAMLAKIKALGVVVSPLSHDNAYVGLNMVNAPNFSDGDMALLTELSENIVWLDMSETKISNNGLAQLKNFKNLTRLSLDQTTISDAAIPFIKNLSRLKYLNLYGTQVTDQGISQLADCKNLKSIYLWQTKVTAQGVAALQQKIGSEVEINFGMDTL from the coding sequence ATGAGCGAATACCTGATTCAGTTTTTTGGGCGTTTACATCCTTTAGTGGTTCATTTACCTATTGGTATTATCATGCTGGCTATAGCCTTGCATGTATTAATTGGCTTTCCGCGTTTTGCCTCTTTTAAAGCGTTTTTACCTTTTTTGTGGTTTACCGGTTTTATTACCGCCGTAATGGCTTGTCTGGCTGGTTTTTTATTAAAATTAAGCGGCGGTTACGATCCGGAAGCTGTAGACCTGCATCAGTTTTTAGGAATTGCCTTGGCGATTGTTAGTGGGTTGGTTTTTTTAATTCAAAGCGGTCGATTTCCTGAAAAGTTGCTTTGGCCGGCGGTTATCACGGCTACCTTATTGTTAATGGGCACCGGCCATTATGGCGGCAACCTAACACACGGAGAAAATTATTTAGCTGAACCCATTTATGCTATAATTGGGCAAACCCCCGGTAAAAAAGCCCACCCCCCTATTACCGATTTAAAAAATGCCCTTGTTTACACCGATCTGGTGGAGCCTATTCTGGAACAAAAGTGCTACCAATGCCACAGCTCAAAAAAACAAAAAGGCGATTTACGTTTAGATAGCCCTGAACATTTACTGAAAGGTGGCGAACACGGAACCATCGTGAATGCCGGGAAAGCCGAAGAAAGCGATTTGTATAAACGCCTGATTTTACCCGAAGAAGATGACGACCGCATGCCGCCAAAAGGCAAACCCCAGCTTACCGAATCTGAAATAAAAGTAATTCATTGGTGGATTGAACAAGGAGGTGCTGATTTTAATAAGAAGGTGGCCGATTTACCCCAATACGATAAGATAAAAGTAGTATTAGCCAGTTTAACCAAGAACCCCGTCGCGAATACCGTTACCACCACAAAAGAATCGGAGATTCCGAATGTAAAAATAAAAGCACCAACACCGGCTATGTTGGCAAAAATCAAAGCCTTAGGGGTAGTCGTAAGTCCGTTGAGCCACGATAATGCTTATGTAGGATTAAACATGGTAAATGCCCCGAATTTTTCGGATGGCGACATGGCTTTATTAACCGAGCTAAGCGAAAACATAGTTTGGCTGGATATGTCGGAAACTAAAATTTCAAATAATGGCTTGGCGCAATTAAAAAATTTTAAAAATTTAACGCGCCTGAGTTTAGATCAAACTACTATATCGGACGCGGCCATTCCTTTTATAAAAAACCTGTCCCGGTTAAAATATTTAAACTTATACGGAACGCAAGTTACAGATCAAGGAATATCTCAATTAGCCGATTGTAAAAACTTAAAATCCATTTACTTATGGCAAACCAAAGTTACCGCCCAGGGCGTTGCAGCGTTGCAGCAGAAAATAGGCAGCGAAGTTGAAATTAATTTTGGAATGGACACTTTATAA
- a CDS encoding DUF1501 domain-containing protein: MCHHHHHQQVASQMNRREFLTRTSLAGVGLAALSSLLPQSVFADSNPKPVLPHFAPKVKRIIYLFQSGGPSQLELFEYKPKLQELFGQELPASIRGNQRLTGMTSNQKSFPLAMGKFKFAQHGKSQAWMSELLPHTSKIVDELCFIKSMHTEAINHDPAVTFIQTGSQQAGRPSFGSWLSYGLGSENQNLPAFVVLLSRAREGDQPLYAKLWGNGFLPSEHQGVIFRSGDNPVYYLNNPGGMDKLSRRRMLDHLAQLHQAQVKHVLDEEINSRISQYEMAYRMQSSVPATLDISKEPDYIYNMYGEESKKPGTFAANCLLARRLIEKDVRFVQLYHQGWDQHGNLPNDIKLMAKSVDQASAALIKDLKQRGLLDETLVIWGGEFGRTNYSQGKLTPENYGRDHHPRCFTIFMAGAGIKKGFSYGETDEFGYNIIKNPVHVHDFQATVLHLLGIDHEQLIFKNQGRRYRLTDVAGKVVKDVLA; the protein is encoded by the coding sequence ATGTGTCATCATCACCATCATCAGCAAGTTGCCAGCCAAATGAACCGGCGGGAATTTTTAACGCGTACCAGCTTGGCCGGTGTAGGATTGGCGGCTTTATCGTCGCTGTTGCCCCAAAGCGTTTTTGCCGACTCTAATCCCAAACCGGTACTACCCCATTTCGCGCCTAAGGTAAAACGGATTATATACTTGTTTCAAAGTGGCGGCCCGTCGCAGTTAGAGTTATTTGAATACAAACCCAAGTTGCAGGAGTTATTCGGACAAGAGTTACCGGCTTCTATCCGGGGCAATCAACGCCTCACCGGCATGACTTCTAACCAAAAATCTTTCCCGTTAGCAATGGGTAAATTTAAGTTTGCCCAGCACGGAAAAAGTCAAGCCTGGATGTCGGAGTTGCTGCCGCATACCAGCAAAATCGTGGATGAATTATGTTTTATTAAATCCATGCACACTGAGGCCATTAACCACGACCCGGCCGTAACGTTTATTCAAACAGGCAGTCAACAAGCTGGCCGCCCCAGTTTTGGTTCCTGGTTGAGTTATGGTTTGGGTAGCGAGAATCAAAATTTACCGGCTTTTGTGGTTTTGTTATCTAGGGCCCGGGAAGGAGACCAGCCGCTTTATGCTAAATTGTGGGGCAATGGCTTTTTACCTTCCGAACACCAGGGTGTGATTTTCCGATCCGGCGATAATCCGGTTTATTACCTGAACAATCCGGGCGGTATGGATAAACTAAGTCGCCGGCGTATGCTCGATCATTTGGCCCAACTGCACCAGGCTCAGGTAAAACACGTGCTCGACGAAGAAATAAACTCCCGCATTTCGCAGTACGAAATGGCCTACCGCATGCAAAGTTCCGTTCCAGCCACATTAGACATCAGCAAAGAGCCGGATTATATTTATAACATGTACGGTGAAGAATCGAAGAAGCCCGGTACTTTTGCTGCCAATTGTTTGCTGGCCCGCCGGTTGATCGAGAAAGATGTGCGTTTCGTGCAACTGTATCACCAGGGTTGGGACCAGCACGGCAACTTACCAAACGACATTAAGCTGATGGCTAAATCAGTAGATCAGGCTTCGGCAGCCCTGATTAAAGATTTAAAACAACGCGGCTTACTCGACGAAACTTTAGTAATTTGGGGCGGTGAATTTGGCCGCACCAATTATTCGCAGGGTAAATTAACGCCCGAAAACTACGGCCGCGACCATCACCCGCGCTGCTTTACTATTTTTATGGCTGGCGCTGGAATTAAAAAAGGTTTTTCTTACGGCGAAACCGACGAATTTGGCTACAACATCATCAAGAATCCGGTGCACGTGCACGATTTTCAGGCCACCGTTTTACACTTGCTGGGCATTGACCACGAACAGTTAATTTTTAAAAATCAAGGTCGCCGGTATCGCTTAACCGATGTGGCCGGCAAAGTGGTGAAAGATGTGCTGGCTTAA
- a CDS encoding DUF1553 domain-containing protein, giving the protein MKNFLKIYGLISSFLLLALLACHEPDLPPEVEQALTQVPDKIDYNLHVKPILSDRCFACHGPDKNKQKGGLRLDGALAYDKQSEDTGRKALVPGNLAKSEVFHRIVSTDPEYLMPTPESHLQLSASEKAILIKWIKDGAVYKPHWSLVAPQKPSLPEIKNKSWAKNSIDYFVLQKLEENGLKPNPEASKETLIRRLSFDLTGLPPTIAEIDAFLADKSPQAYERVVNRLLQSPHFGERLAVDWLDVARYADTHGYQDDGLRNAYPWRDWVISAFNRNIPYNKFITYQLAGDLLPQPTREQLIATCFLRNHPQSQEGGIVDEEYRVEYVADRVNTFGKAFLAQSTECARCHDHKYDPISQKNYYELSAFFNNNNETGEIPYTGEASPTLILTKPEVEEKLHFIRTQLKPLEQNHSTKTNYEENFKKWLIQAQNNPAAAFPKQDGLLGHFTFDEKEPQNKVKNTLTAHYTSGDKDRNPNAIAGKFGKAVQVSGDMGVEFSKELTFDRYEPFSISLWVNVLKPGEQGPLFNRTNGELDNWRGYLCGLNKDGTMSLKFVHVYPANAIEVQTTQNLTPKTWHHLALVYDGSSRAQGIQFYLDGKLVPVKTINDNLQQSMLYAKDKANWGIQNFKLGQASIKSISNVAFDEFRAYNRQLAPIEVLELAGQKDAIKNLLKTPVANLSADQKNYLREYYLLAFDTQYAAKLKELKQLRSQENELLTNQEEVMVYQELPQPRAAFILDRGAYDAPKERVNPNTPENILAFNQKMPRNRLGLAQWLLSKEQPLFPRVAVNRFWQQCFGQGIVKTAEDFGNQGDLPSHPELLDYLAVTFRESNWNVKALLKTMVMSATYRQASIPTAANKAKDPDNRLFTRAPSYRLSAEMIRDNALTASGLLTRKVGGKSVYPYQPDGLWEALATRNATHYETSKGPDLYRRSLYTVWKRSSPPPAMINFDVPDRYMCSVRRQKTSTPLQALVLMNDVQYVEAARILAERMIQEGGASPEQQITYAFRALTSRFPRPDELKILKNLYEQEYQDFKKSPNRATQLLQEGAYPVNKKLPQEEVATCAVVANTLMNFDEFVIKR; this is encoded by the coding sequence ATGAAAAATTTTTTAAAAATTTACGGATTAATAAGCAGCTTTTTGCTACTGGCCTTACTGGCTTGCCACGAGCCGGATTTACCGCCCGAAGTGGAGCAAGCTTTAACGCAGGTTCCGGATAAAATTGATTACAACTTGCACGTAAAACCGATTTTATCGGATCGTTGCTTTGCCTGCCATGGTCCGGATAAAAACAAACAAAAAGGAGGTTTACGCTTAGATGGGGCATTGGCTTATGACAAGCAGAGCGAAGATACGGGCCGTAAAGCCTTAGTACCGGGCAATCTGGCTAAAAGCGAAGTATTTCACCGCATTGTCAGCACCGATCCGGAATATTTAATGCCCACTCCGGAATCGCATTTACAATTAAGTGCTTCGGAGAAAGCCATTTTAATTAAATGGATAAAAGATGGGGCTGTTTACAAACCGCATTGGTCGTTGGTGGCTCCTCAAAAACCGTCTTTGCCCGAAATCAAGAATAAAAGCTGGGCTAAAAACTCCATTGATTACTTTGTGTTGCAAAAGTTGGAGGAAAATGGCTTAAAGCCTAATCCGGAAGCTTCCAAAGAAACTCTAATTCGCCGGCTTTCTTTTGATTTAACGGGTTTGCCTCCCACCATTGCCGAAATAGATGCTTTTTTAGCCGATAAAAGCCCGCAAGCCTACGAACGGGTGGTAAACCGGTTATTACAGTCGCCGCATTTCGGCGAACGTTTAGCCGTAGATTGGTTGGATGTGGCCCGCTACGCCGATACCCACGGCTACCAGGACGATGGCTTGCGAAATGCTTACCCGTGGCGCGACTGGGTTATTTCAGCGTTTAACCGCAATATTCCTTATAATAAATTTATTACCTACCAACTGGCCGGCGATTTACTACCGCAACCCACCCGTGAACAACTCATTGCTACCTGCTTTTTACGCAACCATCCGCAAAGCCAGGAAGGCGGGATTGTGGACGAAGAATACCGGGTAGAATACGTAGCGGACCGGGTAAATACGTTCGGAAAGGCTTTTTTGGCTCAAAGCACAGAATGTGCCCGTTGCCACGATCATAAGTACGATCCTATATCCCAAAAAAATTATTACGAGCTTTCGGCATTTTTTAATAACAATAACGAAACCGGTGAAATACCCTACACCGGCGAAGCAAGTCCCACTTTGATTTTAACGAAACCCGAAGTAGAGGAGAAGCTACATTTTATTCGGACCCAGTTAAAGCCTTTGGAACAAAACCACTCAACAAAAACTAACTACGAAGAAAATTTTAAAAAATGGCTCATTCAGGCGCAAAATAATCCGGCGGCAGCTTTCCCGAAACAAGATGGTTTACTGGGGCATTTTACTTTTGATGAAAAAGAACCCCAAAACAAAGTTAAAAACACTTTAACCGCCCATTATACCAGCGGCGACAAAGACCGGAATCCTAATGCGATAGCGGGTAAGTTTGGTAAGGCAGTGCAGGTTAGTGGCGATATGGGCGTAGAGTTTAGTAAAGAATTAACCTTCGACCGGTACGAGCCTTTTAGCATTAGTTTGTGGGTAAACGTTTTAAAACCAGGCGAGCAAGGACCTTTATTTAACCGCACCAACGGCGAACTTGATAATTGGCGCGGTTACCTGTGCGGTTTAAATAAAGACGGCACGATGTCTTTAAAATTTGTGCACGTTTACCCGGCCAATGCCATTGAGGTGCAAACTACTCAAAATCTTACCCCCAAAACCTGGCACCACTTAGCTTTAGTGTATGATGGTAGCAGTCGGGCGCAAGGCATTCAGTTTTACCTGGATGGTAAATTAGTTCCGGTTAAAACAATTAACGATAACCTGCAGCAAAGCATGCTGTACGCCAAAGATAAAGCCAACTGGGGAATTCAAAATTTTAAATTAGGACAAGCTTCGATTAAATCTATTTCCAACGTTGCTTTTGATGAGTTCCGGGCGTACAACCGACAACTGGCCCCCATAGAAGTTTTAGAATTAGCCGGCCAGAAAGATGCAATCAAAAATCTGCTAAAAACTCCCGTAGCTAACTTGAGTGCCGACCAGAAAAACTACTTACGGGAATATTACCTTTTAGCTTTTGATACGCAGTATGCCGCTAAATTAAAAGAATTAAAGCAGCTCCGCAGCCAGGAAAACGAGTTACTGACCAATCAGGAAGAAGTAATGGTGTACCAGGAACTGCCTCAGCCCCGTGCCGCTTTTATCCTGGACCGGGGCGCCTACGATGCCCCCAAGGAACGCGTGAACCCCAATACCCCCGAAAATATTCTGGCTTTTAATCAAAAAATGCCGCGCAACCGCTTAGGTTTAGCGCAATGGTTGTTAAGTAAAGAGCAGCCTTTGTTCCCGAGGGTAGCGGTTAACCGCTTTTGGCAGCAATGTTTCGGGCAAGGCATTGTTAAAACGGCGGAGGATTTTGGCAACCAGGGCGATTTACCTAGCCATCCGGAATTACTGGATTATTTAGCCGTTACTTTCCGGGAAAGTAACTGGAACGTGAAAGCTTTGTTAAAAACCATGGTTATGTCGGCCACTTACCGGCAAGCATCCATACCTACTGCTGCAAATAAAGCAAAAGATCCCGATAACCGGTTATTTACCCGTGCACCCTCATACCGTTTATCTGCCGAAATGATCCGGGACAATGCTTTAACGGCTAGTGGCTTATTAACGCGCAAAGTAGGCGGAAAGAGCGTGTATCCTTACCAACCAGATGGTTTATGGGAAGCTTTAGCCACCCGTAACGCCACGCATTACGAAACCAGCAAAGGCCCTGATTTATACCGGCGCAGTTTATACACCGTCTGGAAACGCAGTTCGCCACCCCCAGCCATGATTAACTTTGACGTGCCCGACCGCTACATGTGCAGTGTGCGGCGACAAAAAACCAGCACGCCTTTGCAAGCCTTGGTATTAATGAACGATGTGCAATACGTGGAAGCAGCGCGGATTTTAGCCGAACGTATGATTCAGGAAGGCGGAGCTTCTCCGGAGCAACAGATTACTTACGCTTTCCGGGCTTTAACCAGCCGTTTCCCGAGACCCGACGAATTAAAAATTTTAAAAAATCTGTACGAACAGGAATACCAGGATTTTAAAAAATCGCCGAATCGGGCTACACAATTATTGCAAGAAGGAGCGTACCCGGTAAATAAAAAACTACCGCAAGAGGAGGTAGCTACTTGTGCGGTAGTTGCCAATACTCTCATGAATTTCGATGAATTTGTTATAAAGCGTTAA
- a CDS encoding tetratricopeptide repeat protein, with amino-acid sequence MKKLLLTTVAMVSMQLAMAQKSEVTNALLSLKNGTLDKAKTSIDKAVVHEKTANDPKAWFTKGEVYAAYIDNPIFGKQVPNAVEEAFQAYDKAIALDKDGEWGKQAAAKKDNLYAGAFNNAVNAYNEKRYDEAIKAYTMAQNIRPQDTTAYVYAAYAAEAKQDFPLAKENYKKLLAMNHKTPMVYNRLIYFAKEVDKNEAETASLLQDAVKTFPNNKDFMLEELNLYVKAGKGKEAIGKLENAIKVDPNNPNLYNVLGSLYDQTGEKDKARQNYEAALKIDPANFDANFNLGVYHYNKGADINNKLSKLSAANQQKSGAKMAADSKQSFNAAIPYFEAAHKSNPQDVSTMETLARVYIQMGKTKEAEAMNKKVDALKK; translated from the coding sequence ATGAAAAAACTTTTGTTAACCACCGTTGCCATGGTAAGTATGCAGTTGGCAATGGCCCAAAAATCTGAAGTTACGAATGCACTTCTATCCCTAAAAAACGGAACCTTAGATAAAGCAAAAACTTCGATTGATAAAGCTGTTGTGCACGAAAAAACAGCGAACGACCCGAAAGCTTGGTTTACCAAAGGAGAAGTTTACGCCGCCTACATTGATAATCCTATTTTTGGTAAACAAGTACCTAACGCCGTAGAAGAAGCTTTCCAAGCTTACGACAAAGCCATTGCTTTAGATAAAGACGGCGAGTGGGGGAAACAAGCCGCCGCTAAAAAAGATAATTTGTATGCCGGTGCTTTTAACAACGCGGTAAACGCCTACAACGAAAAACGCTATGACGAAGCAATAAAAGCTTACACTATGGCTCAGAACATTCGTCCGCAGGATACCACTGCATATGTTTATGCAGCTTACGCTGCGGAGGCTAAACAAGATTTTCCTTTAGCAAAAGAAAATTATAAAAAACTGTTGGCCATGAACCACAAAACACCCATGGTTTACAACCGTTTAATTTATTTTGCGAAAGAGGTGGATAAAAACGAAGCCGAAACTGCTTCTTTGTTACAAGATGCCGTTAAAACTTTTCCGAATAACAAAGACTTTATGTTGGAAGAGTTAAACCTGTACGTAAAAGCTGGCAAAGGCAAAGAAGCCATTGGTAAACTTGAAAACGCCATTAAAGTAGACCCGAATAACCCTAACTTGTATAACGTATTAGGTTCTTTATACGACCAAACCGGCGAGAAGGACAAAGCCCGTCAGAACTACGAAGCCGCTTTAAAAATTGATCCGGCTAACTTCGACGCAAACTTTAACCTGGGTGTATACCACTATAACAAAGGCGCCGATATCAATAATAAATTAAGTAAGTTAAGTGCCGCTAATCAGCAAAAATCAGGAGCCAAAATGGCCGCCGATAGCAAACAAAGCTTTAATGCCGCTATTCCTTACTTTGAAGCTGCGCATAAATCAAACCCACAAGATGTAAGCACCATGGAAACTTTGGCTCGCGTGTACATACAAATGGGTAAAACCAAAGAAGCAGAAGCCATGAACAAAAAAGTGGATGCTTTGAAAAAGTAA
- the gyrA gene encoding DNA gyrase subunit A, with product MTEGERIIPINIEDEMRGAYIDYSMSVIVSRALPDVRDGLKPVHRRVLYGMSELGVTYNKPYKKSARIVGEVLGKYHPHGDSSVYDTMVRMAQDWSLRYPLVDGQGNFGSIDGDFPAAMRYTEARLKRIADELLDDLEKNTVDFVPNFDDSLKEPSVMPAKLPNLLVNGTSGIAVGMATNMAPHNLNEVVNGIIAYIDNNDITVADLMQYITAPDFPTGGIIYGYEGVRSAYETGRGRVIVRAKATFETTPSGKEQIVVSEIPYMVNKAAMIEKTASLINEKKIEGISDLRDESDRDGLRVVYDLKRDAMPNVVLNNLYKYTQLQSSFGVNNVALVNGRPLTLNLKELIRYFVEHRHEVVIRRTEYELAEARKRAHILEGLLIALDNLDEVINLIRSSRDPDIARAGLIERFQLTEIQARAILEMRLQRLTGLERDKIVKEYEEIKQLITHLEAILASEELRMQIIKDELTDIRDRYGDPRRTSVEMSSSDFSMEDMIPDESMVITISHEGYIKRTALTEYRSQSRGGVGSRGVAASKQDDFTEHLFIANTHNYMLLFTESGKVFWLKVYEIPEGSKTAKGRAIQNLINIDKEDKVRAVINVHDLKNPDYVLNNYLIFCTEQGTIKKTPLEAYSRPRLNGINAITINEGDRLLDVRLTNGSNDIIMALKSGRAVRFNEDKVRSMGRNAAGVRGVTLANEQDKVVGMVCVSDPNMNLLVVSEKGFGKRSALEEYRITNRGGKGVKTLNITEKTGKLVAIHGVIDTDDLMIINRSGITIRLRVSDLRVIGRATQGVRLIKINEGDEISSVAKIEYEDKTEIVLNQSELPADESLNPDLTDPDLINEN from the coding sequence ATGACTGAAGGCGAACGAATAATACCCATAAATATTGAAGATGAAATGCGGGGAGCGTACATCGACTATTCCATGTCGGTGATTGTTTCCCGGGCCTTACCCGATGTACGTGATGGTCTTAAGCCGGTGCATCGCCGCGTATTGTACGGTATGTCGGAGTTGGGGGTTACTTACAACAAACCCTACAAAAAATCAGCCCGTATTGTGGGCGAAGTATTAGGAAAATACCACCCGCACGGCGATTCCTCGGTGTACGATACCATGGTGCGGATGGCCCAGGATTGGTCTTTGCGCTACCCGTTGGTGGATGGGCAAGGTAACTTTGGTTCCATCGATGGCGATTTTCCGGCGGCTATGCGTTATACCGAAGCCCGCTTAAAAAGAATTGCCGATGAATTACTGGACGATCTGGAAAAAAATACCGTTGATTTTGTTCCAAATTTCGACGATTCTTTAAAAGAGCCTAGCGTTATGCCGGCCAAATTGCCTAACTTATTAGTAAATGGTACTTCGGGTATTGCGGTTGGTATGGCCACCAATATGGCTCCGCACAACCTGAACGAAGTGGTAAACGGCATCATTGCCTATATTGATAATAACGATATTACTGTTGCTGATTTAATGCAATACATTACTGCCCCGGATTTTCCGACGGGTGGTATTATATATGGCTACGAAGGCGTACGCTCTGCTTACGAAACCGGCCGGGGCCGGGTAATTGTGCGGGCCAAAGCTACCTTTGAAACTACGCCTTCGGGTAAAGAGCAAATTGTGGTTTCCGAAATACCTTACATGGTAAATAAAGCGGCCATGATCGAAAAAACCGCTTCTTTAATTAACGAGAAAAAAATAGAAGGTATTTCGGACTTACGGGACGAATCGGACCGGGATGGATTACGAGTGGTATACGATCTCAAAAGAGACGCTATGCCTAATGTGGTTCTGAATAACCTCTATAAATACACCCAATTACAATCTTCATTCGGGGTAAACAATGTGGCGCTCGTAAACGGTCGGCCGCTTACCCTCAATTTAAAAGAATTAATCCGGTACTTTGTAGAGCATCGCCACGAAGTAGTTATTCGCCGGACCGAGTACGAGTTGGCCGAAGCCAGAAAACGCGCTCATATTCTGGAAGGTTTATTAATTGCCCTGGACAACCTCGACGAAGTTATTAATTTAATCCGCTCTTCCCGCGATCCGGATATAGCCCGGGCTGGATTAATTGAACGTTTTCAATTAACCGAAATTCAGGCCAGAGCTATTCTGGAAATGCGTTTGCAGCGTTTAACTGGTCTGGAACGCGATAAAATTGTTAAGGAATACGAAGAAATTAAGCAGTTAATAACGCATTTAGAAGCAATTCTGGCCAGCGAAGAGCTGCGCATGCAAATTATTAAAGACGAGCTCACTGATATTCGTGACCGTTACGGCGATCCGCGGCGCACTAGTGTCGAAATGTCGTCGAGCGACTTCTCCATGGAAGACATGATTCCGGACGAGAGCATGGTAATCACCATTTCGCACGAAGGCTATATTAAACGCACCGCTTTAACGGAGTACCGTAGCCAGAGCCGGGGTGGGGTTGGTTCTCGTGGGGTGGCCGCTTCTAAGCAAGACGATTTTACCGAGCATTTATTTATTGCCAACACGCATAACTACATGCTGCTCTTTACCGAATCGGGTAAGGTATTCTGGTTAAAAGTTTACGAAATTCCGGAAGGCAGCAAAACCGCTAAAGGCCGTGCCATTCAAAACTTAATTAATATTGATAAAGAAGATAAAGTACGGGCAGTCATAAACGTGCACGATTTAAAAAATCCAGATTACGTTTTAAATAATTACCTCATATTCTGTACTGAGCAAGGTACCATTAAGAAAACGCCGTTAGAGGCTTATTCCCGCCCTCGTTTAAACGGTATCAACGCTATTACCATCAACGAAGGCGACCGTTTGTTAGATGTGCGTTTAACAAATGGCTCTAACGATATTATTATGGCGCTTAAGTCCGGCAGGGCGGTGCGGTTTAACGAAGACAAAGTGCGTTCCATGGGCCGGAATGCCGCCGGTGTAAGAGGCGTTACCTTAGCTAACGAACAGGATAAAGTGGTGGGCATGGTTTGCGTAAGCGACCCTAATATGAACTTGCTGGTAGTATCGGAAAAAGGTTTTGGCAAACGCTCGGCTTTAGAAGAATACCGCATTACCAACCGGGGTGGTAAAGGAGTTAAAACTTTAAATATTACGGAGAAAACCGGTAAGCTGGTTGCCATACATGGCGTAATTGATACCGATGATCTGATGATTATCAACCGCTCGGGTATTACTATCCGGTTGCGGGTAAGTGATTTGCGGGTAATTGGCCGCGCTACGCAAGGCGTACGCTTAATCAAAATCAACGAAGGAGATGAAATCTCATCCGTTGCTAAAATTGAATACGAAGACAAAACCGAAATAGTCCTGAACCAGTCGGAGTTGCCGGCGGATGAATCATTAAATCCGGATTTAACAGATCCGGACTTAATAAATGAAAATTAA